From the genome of Vulpes lagopus strain Blue_001 chromosome 2, ASM1834538v1, whole genome shotgun sequence, one region includes:
- the LOC121478149 gene encoding basic proline-rich protein-like: MAEIGADLYEILTRSAGKGEAARREAQTLGRRAPPRVRGSGDARRRPPAPPAVPESLAHFFSPGLSFELFPGGARGGGEPPRVPPCPGLLRGAACASGPPEVAPTFLLAPERARAAERADRPGDPRAPGPDRAGEREAALEPVPPPPPPPPPPPPPGSLRPPCPRAAPPPLPRAPPQVHPARGPEPAARRARHGPTRRETPLSSCTNATRTAKCVPQASAVESGSVAAPASASARVRTRAAGRAGPGLPGQPLCRAEPASGRHLPPQGVKAAARRPACVRSLGTAFPSLAGLLWGRRRAPFLPNTGAPFLPDASAPFLPDASAPFLPDASAPFLPDASAPFLPDASAPFLPNTSAPFLPNESAPFPPDASAPFPPDASAPFPPDASAFPIRCKCSFPTRYKYHKRIGVIEVMIDIVKDHEITPREADHPTVSSFGIVTKFSKPKLRTHGLPHTQEQRDKPHEDNFWMIFLISKLMLMAYLC; the protein is encoded by the exons GGAGATGCCCGGcggcgcccccccgcgccccccgccgtcCCCGAGTCCCTCGCCCACTTTTTCTCGCCGGGATTAAGTTTTGAGCTGTTTCCCGGcggcgcccggggcgggggggaaccCCCTCGTGTCCCCCCCTGCCCGGGGCTGCTCCGCGGGGCGGCGTGCGCCTCCGGCCCCCCCGAGGTCGCTCCAACTTTCCTCCTCGCCCCGGAGAGGGCCCGGGCGGCCGAGCGCGCGGACCGACCTGGCGACCCGCGGGCGCCGGGACCCGATCG GGCCGGGGAGAGGGAAGCTGCGCTGGAGccggtgccgccgccgccgccgccgccgccgccgccgccgccgccaggctCGCTCCGGCCGCCCTGCCCGCGCGCTGCGCCCCCGCCGCTCCCGCGCGCGCCGCCTCAGGTGCATCCCGCCCGGGGCCCcgagcccgccgcccgccgcgcccgccacGGCCCAACCCGCCGGGAAACGCCGCTCAG ctcttGCACAAACGCGACCCGGACCGCTAAGTGCGTGCCACAG GCCTCTGCTGTGGAATCTGGCTCGGTTGCTGCACCAGCTTCTGCAAGTGCGCGTGTCAGGACCCGGGCGGCGGGCAGAGCCGGTCCTggcctcccagggcagcccctctGCAGGGCCGAGCCGGCCTCCGGGCGACACCTGCCTCCGCAAGGCGTCAAGGCTGCAGCAAGGAGGCCCGCGTGCGTGCGCTCGCTAGGGACGGCCTTCCCCTCCCTTGCAGGCCTCCTCTGGGGCCGCCGCCGTGCTCCTTTCCTACCAAATACAGGTGCTCCTTTCCTACCAGATGCAAGTGCTCCTTTCCTACCAGATGCAAGTGCTCCTTTCCTACCAGATGCAAGTGCTCCTTTCCTACCAGATGCAAGTGCTCCTTTCCTACCAGATGCAAGTGCTCCTTTCCTACCAAATACAAGTGCTCCTTTCCTACCAAATGAAAGTGCTCCTTTCCCACCAGATGCAAGTGCTCCTTTCCCACCAGATGCAAGTGCTCCTTTCCCTCCAGATGCAAGCGCCTTTCCTATCAGATGCAAGTGCTCCTTTCCTACCAGATACAAGTATCACAAAAGAATTGGAGTGATTGAAGTTATGATAGACATTGTTAAG GACCATGAGATTACCCCCAGAGAAGCTGACCACCCCACAGTTTCTTCCTTTGGTATAGTGACCAAATTCTCCAAACCAAAACTCAGGACACATGGCTTGCCGCATACTCAAGAACAAAGGGACAAACCCCATGAAG ATAACTTCTGGATGATATTTCTGATTTCTAAACTTATGTTAATGGCCTACTTGTGCTGA